One stretch of Chloroflexota bacterium DNA includes these proteins:
- a CDS encoding glycosyl hydrolase-related protein: MLRLFEAHGEDTTVTLELPRAVEAAWVTDLMGDLETELAVSGSTVTVPLGGYAIETIAVAFGG, from the coding sequence GGATGCTGCGCCTCTTCGAGGCCCACGGCGAGGATACGACCGTAACGCTGGAGCTCCCGCGCGCGGTGGAAGCGGCGTGGGTGACCGACCTCATGGGAGACCTGGAGACGGAGCTCGCGGTCTCCGGCAGCACAGTCACCGTGCCTTTGGGCGGCTATGCGATTGAGACGATAGCAGTTGCTTTTGGGGGCTAA
- a CDS encoding glycosyl hydrolase-related protein, with product MASKTWPSEVNSVRKATVVPLDEITLPEEIFIVPGAHLDFGWCAGISECLAYADELIKGSIDAIAGPVPDYRFTVEYAAFLRHFLARFPEYLPTVKQLVREGKLETTAAMVGYMEDILDGEIMVREIVHAKRFARDVLEVDLPTAQHSDLPGHTPQTPQLLAKAGVKYFSCSRFRPYSPVYWWQAPDGSRVLAANHMNTYGWAFMLTNPDMPWLRHYEGEDLEVQSISEAMRIWPLPVLLMMGQSDLRPPIPENLLARAKQLNDEGKLNFTFATITDFFEAAERTGKLDDLPVYGGQSPYAFYALPAVAPRVYLEARHAENALASAENLSAIRGLLGLGAYPRAELDPAWEDLYNCHDHNLGGRHGELNNDVRYKTAVHARMIGQEIAREANNQFATHVNYTPPSGAACTLLVSNALNWDRSDVVEDYMEFPGDNVTGIRITDGQGNEMPCQVIKTQNASQDRADAANVRRSRVDFAFLAQDVPSLGFKAFYLEPQFGTGDQATRRGKAEHVVENDHFRLDVTGGVVKSLQWKRADGCSVELAAEAEHYFNEVVVLEDLRFDLEDSLDEQAMKFQTSDEALAVQAGGEEWLASTNFTGREWRASDGPTQVQSGERGPIWTTVCLRSHVLGAPIVQEIRLHNEEPRVDLTTSIDWNGTKNTQVRIALPYNVPNGEVTYEVPFGNVVFGRDEMPNTYRGDGARWVQKWLDVSNGDYGVTLGTSNCMHAIHGTAIYPTPLRTTYSCGTPFFEYPNLGVHTYHATLAPHDGDWRSANGERVGWQHWNPLQTAKLATAAPMQPFAGNTFLSDSESFVRTDAPNVVITTIQEHPDRPGNWMLRLFEAHGEDTTVTLELPRAVEAAWVTDLMGDLETELAVSGSTVTVPLGGYAIETIAIEFAG from the coding sequence ATGGCAAGCAAGACATGGCCGTCGGAGGTCAACAGTGTCCGCAAGGCAACGGTTGTTCCCCTGGATGAGATTACCTTGCCGGAGGAGATCTTCATCGTGCCGGGCGCGCACCTGGACTTTGGCTGGTGCGCGGGCATCTCCGAGTGCCTCGCCTACGCCGACGAGCTGATCAAGGGGTCCATTGACGCCATCGCCGGGCCGGTGCCGGACTACCGCTTCACCGTCGAATACGCCGCGTTTCTGCGTCACTTCCTGGCGCGCTTCCCGGAGTACCTGCCCACGGTGAAGCAACTCGTCAGAGAGGGTAAGCTCGAGACCACCGCGGCCATGGTGGGCTACATGGAGGACATCCTTGATGGCGAGATCATGGTGCGGGAGATCGTGCACGCCAAGCGCTTCGCCCGCGACGTGCTGGAAGTTGACCTGCCCACCGCCCAGCACTCGGACCTGCCCGGCCACACGCCGCAGACACCCCAATTGCTCGCCAAAGCCGGAGTGAAATACTTCTCTTGCTCGAGATTCCGCCCGTACTCCCCCGTTTACTGGTGGCAGGCGCCGGACGGCTCGCGGGTGCTGGCGGCCAACCACATGAACACCTATGGCTGGGCCTTCATGCTTACCAATCCCGACATGCCCTGGTTGCGCCACTATGAGGGCGAAGACCTTGAAGTGCAGTCGATTTCGGAGGCGATGCGCATTTGGCCGCTGCCCGTGCTGCTCATGATGGGGCAATCCGACCTGCGGCCGCCGATACCTGAAAACCTGCTGGCCAGGGCCAAGCAGTTGAACGACGAGGGCAAGCTGAACTTCACCTTTGCCACCATTACAGACTTCTTCGAAGCCGCCGAGCGCACCGGCAAGCTGGACGATCTGCCGGTCTACGGCGGCCAGTCTCCGTATGCCTTCTATGCGCTGCCCGCGGTAGCGCCGCGAGTCTACCTGGAAGCGCGCCACGCGGAAAACGCGCTGGCTTCCGCTGAGAACCTCTCCGCCATCCGCGGCTTGCTGGGCTTGGGCGCGTATCCGCGGGCCGAACTCGATCCCGCCTGGGAAGATCTGTATAACTGCCACGACCATAACCTTGGGGGCAGACACGGAGAGCTCAACAACGACGTGCGCTACAAGACCGCCGTGCATGCCCGCATGATCGGCCAGGAGATCGCGCGGGAGGCGAACAACCAGTTTGCCACGCACGTCAATTACACGCCGCCCAGCGGCGCGGCGTGCACGCTGCTTGTGAGCAACGCGCTCAACTGGGACCGCTCGGACGTGGTGGAAGACTACATGGAGTTTCCAGGCGACAACGTCACCGGAATTCGTATCACCGACGGGCAGGGCAACGAGATGCCGTGCCAGGTCATCAAGACCCAGAATGCCAGCCAGGACCGCGCTGATGCCGCGAATGTTCGCCGCTCGCGGGTGGACTTTGCGTTCCTGGCGCAGGATGTGCCCTCGCTTGGCTTCAAGGCGTTCTACCTGGAGCCGCAGTTTGGCACCGGCGATCAAGCCACCCGGCGTGGGAAAGCCGAGCACGTGGTGGAAAACGACCACTTTCGACTGGACGTTACCGGCGGGGTGGTGAAGAGTTTGCAGTGGAAGCGGGCGGACGGTTGCAGTGTCGAGCTCGCCGCCGAGGCCGAACACTACTTCAACGAGGTAGTGGTGCTGGAAGACCTGCGCTTCGACTTGGAAGACTCGCTGGACGAGCAGGCCATGAAGTTCCAGACGTCCGATGAGGCTCTGGCGGTACAGGCCGGCGGCGAAGAGTGGCTGGCAAGCACGAACTTTACCGGCCGGGAATGGCGCGCCAGCGACGGTCCTACCCAGGTGCAATCGGGCGAGCGCGGGCCAATCTGGACCACGGTCTGTCTACGCAGCCACGTGCTCGGCGCGCCGATTGTGCAGGAAATCCGCCTGCATAACGAGGAACCGCGCGTGGACCTGACGACCTCCATTGACTGGAACGGCACGAAGAACACGCAGGTGCGCATTGCGCTGCCCTATAATGTGCCAAACGGTGAAGTCACGTACGAAGTACCCTTTGGCAACGTGGTGTTCGGTCGAGATGAGATGCCGAACACGTACCGCGGGGACGGCGCCCGCTGGGTGCAGAAGTGGCTGGATGTCTCAAACGGGGACTATGGCGTCACACTGGGCACGAGCAACTGCATGCACGCAATCCACGGCACTGCCATCTACCCCACGCCCCTGCGCACGACCTATTCCTGCGGCACACCGTTCTTCGAATATCCGAATCTCGGCGTGCACACCTACCACGCGACGCTGGCGCCGCACGACGGCGACTGGCGGAGCGCCAACGGTGAGCGCGTCGGCTGGCAGCACTGGAACCCCTTGCAGACCGCCAAGCTGGCGACCGCGGCGCCGATGCAGCCGTTTGCGGGCAATACGTTCCTCAGCGACTCCGAGAGCTTCGTGCGTACCGACGCGCCGAACGTGGTGATCACCACCATCCAGGAGCACCCGGACCGCCCCGGCAACTGGATGCTGCGCCTCTTCGAGGCCCACGGCGAGGATACGACCGTAACGCTGGAGCTCCCGCGCGCGGTGGAAGCGGCGTGGGTGACCGACCTCATGGGAGACCTGGAGACGGAGCTCGCGGTCTCCGGCAGCACGGTCACCGTGCCTTTGGGCGGCTATGCGATTGAGACCATCGCAATTGAGTTTGCCGGCTAG